One Ctenopharyngodon idella isolate HZGC_01 chromosome 3, HZGC01, whole genome shotgun sequence genomic window, attttacctAGCTGACGAGGATCACTTGCTTTGTGTCAAACTCAAATGCGCGGGTTTTTGACCAGCGAATGTGTGCAAATGTGCAATTTGTCCGTCATTAAATCGACGGCATCACATTAAGCTAAGTCATCATCAATAGGTTATGAGCGCTCAGTTTTTCCTGTTGTAAAATACGTTTGGCCAAAATCTCAATCTATAAAAGATGTAATACTACTGTATGCACAGGCTATTTAAGGCTATTTGTAGGTTATTGTAGCTGGCAAATGCTAgccccctccctctctctccgcCGCCGGTCCGGTCTCAGGCctcaaatgcataaaatatgaGCCTTTATAGACATACTAGTGTTTCTTCTGTAAAGACAACGttgtacttattcaaacaacAAGATATTTATTTACCGTTGCAAGACGTTCAGCTGCTCTGCTGTGAATCTTCAGTTCGCTGCACTCAGGGGGCGGAGTTaagaggtttgactgacagtttgagcgGATCCAAAAAGATTTTGTCACAAGTTCTTTTTAATACCTTTAATTggctaaatatatttgtaaatcgacagacagacgtaaagggtgaccaatagcactgatttattgaagaaaataaataaataaaataaaacacctccaaaaaaagggcacttcggagtgtAAGGACAAAAAGGGCATGTGCTCTGCACAGGTTGAGCCCTACCTGTGCACGTGCCTGACTATCACATATAGTCAAATgggaaacactttacaacacacatttgttattttttaaaaaaaataaaaactgcgTATAGTTGTAGCCTATATCCTCAAAGTATAAACTACTGTGTTTGTATCCATTCATTGACATTAAGCATGACCAATAGGCCGTTTTAAAATTTTGCTCCTTGTACATCATGATATCTTCTGCATATTATGTGAACAGAAAAGtgactttatttaaaagtattgttgTTAAATATTGTAGACATCGATTGATCAAAATCCGtgtaaaaaaaacttatatttACCAAAAGAAAATGACTTGTATAGGTAGCGCAAATTTGACTGTTAAGCCCCGCCCCTCACTTCCGTTCTGTGGCTGCGGTTCTGAAACTGCGGGTCTGCAGCTGGATACTATTGCATCAGTATATCGCACACTGGCCAGGTGATGACAGTGTCTGCTGCAATCTGTACAATCATCCATTTGGAGTGCAAATTTGCCACTTCATAGTTTTTCAGTTAGTTGTGTTTCTATATCAGGATGTCGTCAATGCAATGTTTAATCGTGTTGCCAGATAACGGGATTTTGTCTGTTTCTTTGACAGCGTCCTCCCCTATCATTACCCCTACGATTTTCTTGCAGGCTGgtaaaatgaatgattcagcaaCGGTATGGGGCTTCTTTGATTTGGTGATTAGCTATGTAAGACCGTTAGTAAGGTAGCTTTCACTGTACtgcctgttttttatttatttttattttgttttattttttttatttttttctgttggtCTTCTGGACTGTgacatttcttcttttgtttaaacatatacatttatCCATCTTTGCCCTATCCTGTCAATCCCTgcatgaaatataaaattgagCGCACACCAGTATAAACCCACACAGCAGGAGACTCCTAGGCGGATCCGCATTCAAGTCGCCAAACCCACGTGACTATCACACTCGTTTTGGCGCCGCCCAGAGGATCAGCTCCGCCTCCGGGCGGCCCCGTAAATTCTACTGTCAATCAGCAGATCCTGAGCGGACCCATGTCGGATCCACGGACGCGCCTTTACTgtaacggttgtatcaatttGCGGGTCCCAAACGGACCCGCCGCGGAAGTAAGGTTTTAAGCGCAGATGCAGCATGGAGCCACAGCGGGTCCACAATCCGCCTTCGTTGCAGATCCGTCACTGCGCGCAAGTGGACGCCGATACGGGTCCGTTCGCAGATACATTCCGGATACCGCGATACCTCCACGGCCGATCCGCCGCGGAGTCCTTTTGCTGTGTGGGAAGGGTACTTGTCAAGCTGATTAGATAGACCGTTTGAATGCactcctcctgaactttgtttataaaacaacatttgttGCTTGAATTCTGCGATCTCTCAACATGCAGACATGTAAGAGATGGACAATTAGATGAACATATACTAGTAttattagtgacacttagcctacgttttaaaacctttatttgaatatggcaacacgAGTAGACTCCTCTTTCTCCGAGAAGTGTGATACTTGCTGATCTTATTGAAGCCCAATAAACAACCCTCTGGTCCtcttcggtcatttttgaccgaaaaattttatattttgaaatgttaattaattaattgaaaagtaaatttttctgatgcatgtccttaatttaatttcatatgtcggtattaattcagtgtttacaaTGCTAATACTagatcttttaaagaattttaacccaaactgactgggtttctagagagcaaaggttttgtgaaaaaagtggaaacacaaagtgtgtaaaataaacttaaaaggatttgatgatcactagtgatagtattttattctgtgttgtcatcattcaggttggatttcagctttaatgtacattttttttaacaaagcagctgatattgccatagaaactagtggactgccgactcgctttcaccccaaaatggcggaaacgcagggctgctgctgggcgccggtgttgcaatggaacgttctattgagtgtcgcttcttgttagcgTATATTCTGTGGGCCAGATACACAGAGCAACAGAGATAGGCCGGGGAGCCGGATATTTGGATGGGCACACCATGCGACCAATCACATGGGAGGACAGACTAGGATCATACCATTATGTGAAAGAAGGAATAAGAATAAGACTTGGTGCATGTGCATAAACCTTGCGCTATGTACACAAACtatagtaaagcttagaaataatgctttattttggctcagtagcttctgcagcacgaacacaagcatctggagtctgctattgttgttgttttgtgctGCGTCTGACTAGGGTTGACATGGTGATGACATCaacgtttcacaaaatatacggataggctgtacacacgaaaacgcaaagacgccgttttcagatttatccactctgggacccggtttcaaaaaatagtggtttcaccttctgaaaacgcCGGATCTGTGTGGACGAAACGCCTATCCGATACAAAATGTGTGCGTATTCACAAAAACGCGTCTCCATGTGGACGGGGCCTAAATGAAGAGCCATTTGGGAGCCATAAGAGCCAGCTCTTCCAAGTGAGCCAAGCCAAAAGAGAGCCGGACTTCCCATCACTACACTAAACTCACGAAACTTAAACCGACCGTGCAGCACTGTCTTCCATTAAATCTCAGGCGGAAAAATATCGACTTCTCGCACAGCGATCATGCAGGtgtggcgaggggggcgtggttcagcggagtcggcagcgagagagagagtcaggagacgaacggtgagtgagtgggttaaatgcaaatgacgaacacctgtctcttgtttcagtaattggtgtggagagagtatataacaccaggagaaacaggagtgggggagagagagacggactactgactgctgcccCGCTGGTGATCTACGTGTGAGAgaattgtgaatgatttatgaccgctttgtgcctgtctgcaccccttttgttttgtattttgagaattagtgcaaataaaagcagtcagtagtcaagccgaccctgtcctcttccttcctgaatACTGAACCTTGCTACActggtgccgaaacccgggaaGGAAGACGGAAGCCGCCGCCATGCAGTCGTCCTCCGGATCGCCATTTGCGGAGATTATTACCTCCCTCGCGGTCatgcaacaagaacaacacCAGGCCCTGCTGGACTTGAGACAGGATCAAGAGAGGTGCTTCCAAGTCGTTGTTCAAGCCCAGCAGGAGGACTAGCGAGAGGTTCCGGAGCTGGATTGACCGGGAGGTTCGACCGGAAGCCCTGGAACCTCGAGCTGTGCCCGCCCACCTACCACTCCACAAAATGGGATCTGAGGACGACCCGGAGGTATTCATCGATCTTTTTCAGAAGACGGCCGAGCTGTCGGGCTGGCCGCGGGACCAGTGGCCGATGCGCCTGGTCCCGCTGCTCTCCGGGGAGTCCCAGATAGCGGCACAGCAGCTTCCGGTGCAGAATCTCCTGGTCTTCGACGACCTAAAAAGGGCCATCCTCCAGCGGGTCGGCCGGAGCCCTGAAGAACATCGCCAGCGGTTCCGTTCCCTGGAACTGGGCGAGTCCGGCCGACCGTTCGTGTTGGCCCAACAGCTCCGGGACTCCTGCCGCAAATGGCTGTTAACTGAGGGAAGCGACGTGGAGAAGATTGTCGATCGAGTGGTACTGGAGCAGTTCATTACTCGGCTCCCACGGAGGACAGCAGAGTGGGTCCAGTGCCACCGCCCCACGTCGCTGGACTCAGCCATCCACCTCGCGGAGGACCATATGGTGGCGTGCCCAGGGGTCGGCGAACCCCtcccatctgtctctctctccccgTCTTccccttctgtctctctctctcgtcctGTCCCTCTCCCCAGGTCCCGCCCACCTGTCCATCCTCGAGTCCCGCCCCGGGGGCGGGGCGGGGTTGACCAGAGCCAGTTTGGGGGTCCCAGAGCCCCGCCCAGGAGGGCAGGACTGACTTCCGCTGGACAGGACCCCGCTCCTGTTTCTCCGCTCTCTCCACGCCAATCATTTACCCCACTCCCTGCCACTGGGGCGGCGGGGAGGTCTGGGCCAGCCTGTTGGCGTTGCGGGGACCCGGAGCATTTCGTGGACAGGTGCCCAGTGATGGAGGTTGGGACAATGGTCCGGGTCCCGGACGCCCCGCAGGCTGCCCCCGGTCAAGCTGGCTGGTATCAAATACCTGTGAGTATCAAGGGGGGTACCTATCAGGCCTTGGTGGATTCAGGCTGTAACCAAACCTCGATCCATCAAAGCCTGATTTCATCCGGGGCATTGGATACAAGCCGCGTGGTTAAGGTGCGGTGTGTACACGGGGATGTGGTGGTATATCCGGTAGTGCCGGTCATTATCCAGTTCAGGGGCCAAAAGCATAGCGTTGAGGTGGCAGTTAATCCGCACCTCCGGCATCCGTTAATTTTGGGGACAAATTGgccagcattttctgaattattgGGTTATTTATGCACGGATGCCTCTTGGGGGAAAAAGGCGATGGTTGGGGATGCGCAAGTACAGGCGGGAGAGACTGAACGGGGACCACTGAGTGCTGCTCCAGGGGAACAGAGTGAAATTGAGAGAATAATTCTCTCGGATCGCGATGACTTTCCCCTGGAGCAGTCTCAGGATGAGACCCTAAAACGTGCATTTGAGCAGGTCCAAACCATCGACGGTCAGCCTCTCCAGCCTGGACGGGCGCTTACTTATCCATATTTTGCAGTTATAAAAAATCGGTTGTATCGGGTGACCCAAGACACCcagacaaaagaagatacaACCCAGTTGTTAGTTCCAAGGAGCCGCAGGGAAATGCTTTTCCAAGCGGCTCATTCTAATCCAATGGCTGGACACTTAGGACAGGCAACAACACTAAATCGCATCATGACCCGATTCTTTTGGCCGGGCATTCACGAGAATGTGCGCAGGTGGTGCGCGTCTTGTCGTGAATGTCAGTTGGTAAATCCACCGGCCACCCCAAAAGCGCCTTTGCGCCCCCTCCCATTAATGCAGGTCCCCTTCGAGAGAATTGGTATGGACCTCATCGGGCCATTAGAGCGATCAGCCAGGGGACATCGCTTTGCATTAGTCATTGTGGATTATGCAACTCGATATCCTGAAGCAGTGGCCCTCCGCAGCATTTCCGCGAAGAGTGTTGCGGACGCACTGTTTACTTTAATCTCCCGGGTGGGGATTCCAAAAGAAATCCTCACCGATCAAGGCACGGCGTTTATGTCACGTACTTTACGCGAACTTTACGAATTATTGGGCATTAAAACGATCCGTACCAGCGTCTTTCACCCACAAACTGACGGGCTGGTCGAACGTTTTAATCGCATGCTTAAAACCATGATTCGTAAATTCGTACAAGAAGACGCCAAAAATTGGGATAAATGGTTAGAACCCCTGTTGTTCGCTGTGCGAGAAGTCCCGCAAGCCTCCACGGGGTTTTCCCCCTTCGAGCTTCTTTACGGACGCCAGCCCCGCGGGGTACTGGATGTCCTGAGAGAAACTTGGGAGGACGGACCATCTCAGAGTAAAAACGAAATTCAGTATGTAATGGACTTGAGAACAAAACTCCACACTTTGGGGCGGCTATCAACGGAGAATTTGTTACAAGCCCAGGACAGACAGAGCCGGCTGTACAACAGGGGAACTAACTTGCGTAAATTCGCACCGGGAGAGAAAGTGCTTGTATTACTTCCAACGTCAAGCTCTAAATTATTAGCAAAGTGGCAAGGACCATTTGAGGTCACACGGCAGATTGGAGATCTCGATTATGAGGTTATACGGTCTGATAGGAGAGGGGCACGTCAGATTTATCACCTCaatctccttaaaaaatggaatgaggcagaggcagtgatgttggcgatgGTGATTGGTGGAGAGGATGATCTCGGGCCAGAGGCGAATACCAAACACCAATCTCTCGCACTGGCCCCCGGAGGAGATCATCTCTCGCCCTCCCAGCTCACTGACCTAACGAAATTACAAGCCGAGTTTGCGGACGTGTTCTCGCCCCTACCGGGCCGTACTAATTTGATTCAGCACCATATCGAGAC contains:
- the LOC127507919 gene encoding zinc finger and SCAN domain-containing protein 29-like, whose amino-acid sequence is MGSEDDPEVFIDLFQKTAELSGWPRDQWPMRLVPLLSGESQIAAQQLPVQNLLVFDDLKRAILQRVGRSPEEHRQRFRSLELGESGRPFVLAQQLRDSCRKWLLTEGSDVEKIVDRVVLEQFITRLPRRTAEWVQCHRPTSLDSAIHLAEDHMVACPGVGEPLPSVSLSPSSPSVSLSRPVPLPRSRPPVHPRVPPRGRGGVDQSQFGGPRAPPRRAGLTSAGQDPAPVSPLSPRQSFTPLPATGAAGRSGPACWRCGDPEHFVDRCPVMEVGTMVRVPDAPQAAPGQAGWYQIPTDASDRGLGAVLSQEIEGEERPAPRPESGGGDVL